The proteins below are encoded in one region of Eubacterium sp. 1001713B170207_170306_E7:
- a CDS encoding TetR/AcrR family transcriptional regulator produces the protein MDNKEAIIQAAVALINEKGEQMNEITVREICKKANVGLGLVNYHFGNKDKLIELCVKRMISGIVDNFQYIREQTDTGLTPFKKLETLGEMTLTFLFEHDAVSKISILTDMSMPKEDDNTRRTYLAYLPLVSACCPDWDEMTVKRKTFCLIATMQQIFLRHKEILQLQGIDLTDKEKRRLFHAQVLHDILEI, from the coding sequence ATGGATAATAAAGAAGCCATCATTCAAGCGGCAGTCGCTCTTATCAATGAAAAAGGGGAACAGATGAATGAAATTACAGTACGGGAAATTTGTAAAAAGGCAAATGTCGGATTGGGCCTTGTCAATTACCATTTTGGGAATAAGGACAAGCTAATTGAATTATGCGTAAAACGTATGATCAGCGGTATCGTTGATAATTTTCAGTACATTCGTGAGCAAACAGATACAGGCCTAACCCCCTTTAAAAAGCTTGAAACGCTTGGAGAAATGACTTTGACCTTTTTATTTGAGCATGATGCCGTTTCAAAAATTTCCATTCTCACAGATATGAGCATGCCCAAAGAAGATGATAATACGCGCAGGACCTACCTGGCTTATCTGCCGCTGGTTTCTGCCTGCTGTCCCGATTGGGATGAAATGACCGTGAAACGAAAAACATTTTGTCTTATTGCGACAATGCAGCAGATATTTTTAAGACATAAAGAAATCCTACAGCTGCAGGGAATTGATCTCACAGACAAAGAAAAACGCAGATTATTCCATGCCCAGGTTTTACACGATATTTTGGAGATATAG
- a CDS encoding NAD(P)H-dependent oxidoreductase: MNITVINGTEKHGVTYRLKELFLAPFQQRAEITEYYLPRDCPHFCNGCTNCCLKGEQTCKDAEAVHAIEKALLKADLIVMTSPAYVFHTTGAMKAFLDHFAYRWMPHRPASEMFGKRAVILTQCLGAGAKSAAKDIKHSLSWWGISKISVFTGALMGDIVWDRLTEKKRAEFTQKINRLSEKFVHINYAKPARTKLATKLKFYFCRMMQKSLHQNDPEYLDGKYWAAQGWLEGARPWKI, encoded by the coding sequence ATGAACATTACAGTTATAAACGGAACCGAAAAACACGGCGTTACTTACCGGCTGAAAGAGCTGTTTTTAGCACCGTTTCAACAGCGCGCTGAGATCACGGAATATTATCTGCCGAGGGACTGCCCGCATTTCTGCAACGGCTGTACAAACTGCTGTCTGAAAGGCGAACAAACCTGTAAAGACGCCGAAGCTGTACACGCCATCGAAAAAGCGCTTTTAAAAGCCGATTTGATCGTAATGACTTCACCGGCCTATGTTTTTCACACAACAGGTGCCATGAAAGCTTTTCTGGACCATTTTGCCTACCGCTGGATGCCGCACCGTCCCGCTTCAGAAATGTTTGGAAAGCGGGCCGTTATTCTTACTCAATGTCTGGGCGCGGGCGCAAAATCTGCGGCAAAAGATATTAAACACAGTCTTTCCTGGTGGGGCATATCCAAAATCAGTGTCTTTACAGGCGCCCTGATGGGCGATATTGTCTGGGACCGTCTTACTGAGAAAAAACGGGCTGAGTTTACTCAAAAAATCAATCGTTTGTCCGAAAAATTTGTCCATATCAATTATGCAAAACCCGCGAGGACAAAATTAGCCACAAAGCTGAAATTTTATTTTTGCCGCATGATGCAAAAATCACTACATCAAAACGACCCCGAATATCTGGATGGAAAATATTGGGCGGCGCAGGGCTGGCTTGAGGGCGCCAGACCCTGGAAGATTTAA
- a CDS encoding tyrosine-type recombinase/integrase, with product MDLKHNALLDELDDYLLSIRGFSPNTLISYRNDLMQFFRFLKVRFQLADSDAEFEAIAINDVDLKIIKQVTLPDIYAFLSYSTSKRSNIDSTRKRKTAAIKNLYHYLTTVIDTKMEDPTQRLEIPKVKSRDPVYLTLDEALSLLNAVDGEFYERDLAIITLFLNCGIRLSELTNLKIEDIQEETIHIVGKGNKERNIRLNDACVETLEAYMAVRPEDTEIPYVFLSKRKTPLSNRTVQSMVKKYVLKAGLNADKISVHKLRHTAATLMHKYGQVDIRTLQKVLGHESISTTEIYTHIEIDDVREAIYQNPLAKRNPGHKK from the coding sequence ATGGACCTCAAACACAATGCCCTGCTCGACGAGCTCGACGATTACCTGCTCTCCATTCGAGGCTTTTCACCAAACACATTAATTTCATATCGAAACGATCTGATGCAGTTTTTCCGTTTTTTAAAGGTACGCTTTCAGTTGGCTGACTCAGACGCCGAATTTGAAGCCATTGCCATAAACGATGTGGATCTGAAAATTATAAAGCAGGTCACGCTTCCGGATATTTATGCTTTCCTAAGCTACTCCACCTCCAAGCGCAGCAACATTGATTCGACCCGCAAAAGAAAAACCGCTGCCATCAAAAATCTGTATCATTACCTGACCACCGTCATCGATACTAAAATGGAAGATCCAACCCAAAGGCTTGAGATACCAAAGGTTAAATCCCGTGATCCGGTCTATCTCACCCTTGATGAGGCGCTGAGCCTTTTAAACGCCGTTGACGGCGAATTTTATGAGCGTGACCTAGCGATCATCACATTGTTCTTAAACTGCGGAATACGGCTTTCTGAACTGACAAATCTTAAAATTGAGGATATTCAGGAGGAAACGATCCATATTGTGGGCAAAGGCAATAAAGAGCGTAATATAAGGCTTAACGACGCCTGTGTAGAGACACTGGAAGCCTATATGGCGGTTCGCCCTGAGGATACCGAAATTCCCTATGTATTTTTAAGCAAACGGAAAACCCCGCTCTCCAACCGTACTGTACAGTCAATGGTAAAAAAATACGTTTTAAAAGCTGGTCTGAACGCGGATAAAATCTCTGTTCATAAACTCCGCCACACTGCCGCCACGCTCATGCATAAATATGGACAGGTCGATATTCGTACGCTTCAAAAAGTTTTAGGCCATGAGAGCATTTCTACTACAGAAATCTATACTCATATCGAGATAGACGATGTTCGGGAGGCGATCTATCAGAATCCTCTTGCCAAACGAAATCCCGGGCATAAAAAATAA
- the lexA gene encoding transcriptional repressor LexA, which translates to MYEDLTEKQKQILEFIKKQTRECGYPPSVREICEAVGFKSTSSVHSHLKTLEQRSYIRRTSLKTRAIDVINKDDDDGLENFQTDREMVTLPLLGKITAGDPILAAEDIMDQIPLPLSFVGTGEHFLLRVKGTSMINAGILDGDDIIVKKQNTANDGDIVVAFLLENEEATVKTFFRDQDIIILKPQNPNFEPRELKDTDVQILGRVTGLLRKM; encoded by the coding sequence ATGTATGAAGATTTAACTGAAAAACAAAAACAAATTTTGGAATTTATAAAAAAACAGACAAGAGAATGTGGGTATCCGCCTTCTGTCCGTGAAATATGCGAGGCTGTGGGCTTTAAATCCACTTCTTCGGTACACTCTCATCTCAAAACACTTGAACAGCGTTCTTATATTCGGCGAACATCCCTTAAAACCCGCGCCATCGATGTTATTAATAAGGATGATGACGATGGCCTTGAAAACTTTCAGACCGACCGTGAGATGGTCACGCTTCCCCTTTTAGGTAAAATCACCGCTGGTGACCCTATTCTGGCGGCTGAGGATATTATGGACCAGATTCCCCTTCCCCTGAGCTTCGTCGGCACCGGCGAACACTTTCTGCTGAGGGTTAAGGGCACCAGTATGATCAACGCCGGGATTTTAGACGGGGACGATATTATTGTAAAAAAACAGAACACCGCTAACGACGGTGATATTGTGGTTGCCTTTCTTCTTGAAAATGAAGAAGCAACCGTTAAAACCTTTTTCCGGGATCAGGATATTATTATCCTGAAACCTCAAAACCCGAATTTTGAGCCAAGAGAGTTAAAGGATACCGATGTTCAGATTCTGGGCCGTGTAACCGGTCTGCTCCGTAAAATGTAA
- the zapA gene encoding cell division protein ZapA: MPEEKKVVELRILENDFSVKAGESEDYIREIATFVNDELTKVKERNPFTNHIRIAILGCMNITELLFEAKKDVIIAERKQEEEANNINLVKEELKAAGEEINELKESKLQLVEEKEQLQKEIEEKNELLNQYREHLKQAKIESESNRKAILDLQNQLFESQIELVKANKKNPEDTDQDTLQTDMEAEASSDRPES; the protein is encoded by the coding sequence TTGCCTGAAGAAAAAAAAGTTGTCGAACTTCGCATATTAGAGAATGATTTTTCTGTAAAAGCTGGGGAAAGTGAGGATTATATCCGTGAAATCGCCACCTTCGTTAATGACGAGCTGACAAAGGTAAAGGAACGCAATCCTTTCACTAACCACATCCGTATTGCGATTCTTGGCTGTATGAACATCACAGAGCTTTTATTTGAAGCTAAAAAAGATGTGATTATCGCTGAGCGTAAGCAGGAGGAAGAAGCCAACAATATCAACCTTGTAAAGGAAGAATTAAAGGCTGCCGGCGAAGAAATCAATGAACTTAAAGAGAGTAAGCTTCAGCTTGTTGAGGAAAAAGAACAGCTCCAAAAAGAAATTGAAGAAAAGAATGAGCTGCTTAACCAATACCGGGAACACCTGAAACAGGCTAAAATTGAAAGTGAATCTAACCGCAAGGCGATTCTTGATCTCCAAAACCAGCTGTTTGAAAGCCAGATTGAACTGGTTAAGGCCAACAAAAAAAATCCTGAGGACACAGATCAGGATACGCTTCAGACAGATATGGAAGCAGAAGCTTCGTCAGACCGTCCGGAATCGTAA
- a CDS encoding DNA-processing protein DprA, whose product MSKNDLNRSIIALCQLKGIGRKKVKTILKSVENPADYHLLELVEIGISLNVFSRGSTIGTFLDARKRADEILKCCEENDIKIINSYSEDFPKALLFEDGPDLIYYKGDLSPLANVNRAAVIGTRVPSDIGYHFAYNCGKSLAEQGYTVVSGLALGCDTAAHLGCLKAGGKTVAFLPSNLMTITPRENLELADRIIAGGGCIISEFSPLSTSNAYMFIERDRLQAAASNFVLVSEFARNSGTMHTLHFAHTYGKPIYVDDAIVNSDVDGYDAMTEEGIAYEVGNMEEIKQFILKNRQ is encoded by the coding sequence ATGAGTAAGAATGATTTAAACCGCAGTATTATAGCACTTTGCCAGCTGAAGGGCATCGGACGAAAAAAAGTGAAAACCATTTTAAAATCTGTTGAAAATCCGGCCGACTACCACCTTTTAGAGTTGGTTGAAATCGGTATATCTCTGAACGTTTTTTCACGCGGCAGTACGATCGGTACTTTTTTGGATGCACGAAAACGCGCGGATGAAATTTTAAAGTGCTGTGAAGAAAATGACATTAAGATAATCAATTCTTATTCCGAAGATTTCCCTAAGGCGCTGCTTTTTGAAGATGGTCCGGATCTCATTTATTATAAAGGCGATTTGTCGCCTCTTGCCAATGTTAACAGAGCCGCTGTTATCGGGACCCGCGTGCCGTCGGATATTGGCTATCATTTTGCCTATAATTGCGGAAAGAGCCTGGCGGAACAGGGCTATACTGTAGTCAGCGGACTGGCCCTTGGCTGTGATACTGCAGCGCATCTCGGCTGTCTGAAGGCTGGAGGAAAAACAGTTGCTTTTCTTCCGTCAAATTTAATGACGATTACACCGCGCGAAAATTTAGAATTGGCCGACCGTATTATTGCTGGCGGTGGCTGTATCATCAGCGAGTTCTCTCCTTTGTCCACTTCAAACGCCTATATGTTTATCGAGAGAGACCGCCTTCAGGCCGCGGCTTCAAACTTTGTGCTGGTATCTGAATTTGCCCGTAACAGCGGAACGATGCATACCTTGCATTTTGCCCATACCTACGGAAAACCAATTTACGTGGATGACGCCATTGTCAATTCCGATGTCGATGGTTATGACGCCATGACCGAGGAGGGAATTGCGTATGAGGTTGGCAATATGGAAGAAATTAAGCAATTTATCCTTAAAAATCGACAATAA
- the pheT gene encoding phenylalanine--tRNA ligase subunit beta encodes MLVSLNWLKEYVKIEQDPKAFGDILTMSGTKVETIDPVSEEVSGVITGKIVKIEKHPDADKLVVCQIDVAAASPLTIVTSATNVFEGAVVPVAVENSVVAGGHKMSRTDFRGIMSYGMMCSVEELGMNTDLFTPEVKNGIYILPEDTELGVEVRELLWIDDSIIEVELTANRGDCQSIYGIAREAAAALDEAVAPVKLYDKKETKNEIADHLSVKVETELCPRYVAKMFKVKKIEPSPLWMQLKLLNSGVRPINNIVDVTNYVMLELGQPLHAFDYKSLNSNEIVVKTGNQEKTVVTLDDKERAIDESMMMITNGKYPVAVAGIMGGANSEITENTEYVVLESACFDKTSIRLTSKKLGMRTEASGRYEKGIYPALAETAALRATYLFDLIGACDVLEGMIDVYHKPEESREIEVNVDWINRFIGIDLSDQDVVKILERLFLTVEDKGDGNLLVKVPDYRQDLEIPEDLAEEVARIYGYNRIPSTIMGGTTLVGGKTVKQKYQDMLQGLLVGAGYYQTLTTSFTSVKRINALNMDCGDDLVPLINPLGEENSIMRNTLVGHQLEVVSLNYNRKNPQGRFFEFAQTYHKNPNKEELPVERKHLVISSYGNADYFDIKGVVELLLDRSGITGYDFILAGPDLYHPGRKAEIRVGDTLVGQVGEIHPLVVKNYDLPKRTYACELDFDIMAELQQDIIKFAEMPKYPGSSRDIALVLDEDVPASKIEATIKAHDAGIMESVELFDVYQGEQIEKGKKSLAYSILFRHPERTLTDDDINPVMDEILSDLKNGFNAQLRD; translated from the coding sequence ATGTTAGTATCACTCAACTGGTTAAAAGAATATGTGAAAATCGAACAGGACCCCAAAGCTTTTGGGGATATCCTGACAATGTCCGGTACAAAGGTGGAAACCATTGATCCGGTTTCGGAAGAAGTTTCCGGTGTTATCACAGGTAAAATTGTAAAAATTGAAAAACATCCGGATGCTGATAAGCTGGTCGTCTGTCAGATTGACGTGGCAGCTGCGTCGCCATTGACCATTGTCACCAGCGCAACCAATGTTTTTGAAGGAGCCGTTGTCCCGGTTGCGGTTGAAAACTCCGTGGTTGCAGGCGGACATAAGATGAGCCGCACCGATTTCCGCGGTATTATGTCTTATGGCATGATGTGCTCTGTGGAAGAGCTGGGAATGAATACAGATCTGTTTACCCCTGAAGTGAAGAATGGCATCTATATTCTGCCCGAAGACACTGAGCTGGGAGTCGAAGTGCGTGAGCTGCTCTGGATCGACGATAGTATTATCGAGGTGGAATTAACCGCCAACCGTGGAGACTGCCAGTCTATTTATGGAATTGCCCGCGAAGCTGCGGCAGCGCTTGACGAGGCAGTAGCGCCGGTCAAGCTTTATGATAAAAAAGAAACAAAAAATGAAATTGCAGATCATTTGAGTGTAAAGGTCGAAACAGAGCTGTGTCCCCGCTATGTAGCCAAAATGTTCAAGGTTAAAAAGATTGAGCCCTCTCCACTTTGGATGCAGCTCAAGCTTTTAAACAGCGGTGTCCGCCCGATTAACAATATTGTTGACGTCACAAACTATGTAATGCTGGAGCTTGGCCAGCCGCTTCACGCCTTTGATTACAAGAGCCTTAATTCTAACGAGATTGTGGTAAAAACCGGAAATCAAGAAAAAACGGTCGTCACACTGGATGATAAAGAACGTGCCATTGATGAATCTATGATGATGATCACCAACGGTAAATATCCTGTGGCAGTCGCGGGGATTATGGGCGGCGCTAATTCTGAAATTACCGAAAACACCGAATATGTTGTCCTTGAATCCGCGTGTTTTGATAAAACAAGTATTCGCCTGACTTCCAAAAAGCTTGGAATGCGTACAGAGGCTTCCGGGCGCTATGAAAAGGGCATTTATCCTGCACTGGCTGAAACTGCTGCGCTGCGTGCAACCTATCTCTTTGACCTGATCGGTGCCTGTGATGTTCTGGAAGGAATGATTGATGTTTATCACAAACCGGAAGAATCACGTGAGATTGAGGTGAATGTGGATTGGATCAACCGCTTCATCGGCATTGATCTTTCGGACCAGGATGTGGTTAAAATTTTAGAAAGGCTGTTCTTGACCGTTGAGGATAAAGGCGATGGTAACCTCCTGGTTAAGGTACCGGACTATCGTCAGGATCTTGAAATCCCTGAAGATCTGGCTGAGGAGGTAGCCCGGATTTATGGCTATAACAGGATTCCCAGCACCATCATGGGCGGTACCACTCTTGTTGGTGGAAAGACGGTTAAACAGAAATATCAGGATATGCTTCAAGGCCTGTTGGTTGGCGCCGGATACTACCAGACTCTCACCACTTCCTTCACCAGCGTCAAACGTATCAACGCTTTAAATATGGACTGTGGTGACGATCTGGTTCCGCTTATTAATCCGCTTGGTGAAGAAAACAGTATTATGCGCAATACCTTGGTGGGCCACCAGCTGGAAGTGGTAAGTTTAAACTATAACCGTAAAAATCCTCAAGGCCGTTTCTTTGAATTTGCCCAGACTTATCATAAAAATCCAAATAAGGAAGAGCTGCCTGTAGAACGCAAACATCTGGTCATTTCTTCCTATGGAAATGCTGATTATTTCGACATTAAGGGCGTTGTTGAACTGCTGCTCGACCGGTCCGGTATTACAGGCTATGATTTTATTCTGGCAGGACCAGACCTCTATCACCCGGGCAGAAAAGCGGAAATAAGAGTGGGGGATACCCTTGTTGGCCAGGTAGGGGAGATCCATCCGCTGGTTGTCAAGAACTATGATCTTCCGAAACGTACCTATGCCTGCGAACTGGATTTTGATATTATGGCTGAACTGCAGCAGGATATCATTAAATTTGCTGAAATGCCCAAGTATCCGGGTTCCTCAAGAGATATTGCTCTGGTTCTGGATGAAGATGTACCCGCTTCAAAAATTGAAGCGACCATTAAAGCCCATGACGCAGGGATTATGGAAAGTGTCGAGCTTTTCGACGTTTACCAGGGAGAACAGATCGAAAAAGGAAAGAAGAGTCTGGCTTATTCGATTTTATTCCGCCATCCTGAAAGAACGTTAACGGACGATGACATCAATCCAGTAATGGATGAAATTTTATCTGATCTCAAAAATGGATTTAATGCCCAATTAAGGGATTAA
- the pheS gene encoding phenylalanine--tRNA ligase subunit alpha: protein MQEELNRIRENCLEDLKTVSDMKSLDDIRVKYLGKKGVLTAALKGMGKLSKEERPVIGKLANEVREEIETGLAGKKEALETAEMMAAIEKEKLDVSLPGKKPSEGNLHPLSIIINDLEEIFMGMGFSIAEGPEIEWSKYNFDYLNMPQEHSARDLQETFYYDDDAVVLRTQTSPVQVRVMMDEKPPLRVISPGRVYRADEIDATHSPVFHQMEGLVIDRGITMADLKGTLDMFAKKLFGENVQTKFRPHQFYFTEPSAEMDVTCFKCGGTGCKVCGNSGWIELLGCGMVHPNVLRHCGIDPDVYSGFAFGMGLERVAMTKYGINDLRLLFENDMRFLTQFK, encoded by the coding sequence ATGCAAGAGGAATTAAACCGCATCAGAGAAAATTGTTTGGAAGATCTGAAAACTGTCAGCGATATGAAATCACTCGATGACATCCGTGTAAAATACCTTGGTAAAAAGGGTGTTTTAACCGCGGCCTTAAAGGGAATGGGTAAGCTTTCCAAAGAAGAACGCCCTGTTATTGGCAAGCTGGCCAACGAGGTTCGTGAAGAGATTGAAACCGGGCTGGCTGGAAAAAAGGAAGCGCTGGAAACAGCCGAAATGATGGCTGCCATTGAAAAAGAAAAGCTGGATGTCTCACTGCCCGGCAAAAAACCATCAGAGGGCAATTTGCACCCTCTAAGTATTATTATCAATGATCTGGAAGAAATCTTTATGGGAATGGGTTTTTCCATTGCCGAAGGACCTGAAATTGAGTGGTCCAAATACAATTTTGATTATCTTAACATGCCCCAGGAGCATTCTGCCCGGGATTTGCAGGAAACCTTTTATTACGATGATGATGCGGTCGTTTTAAGAACTCAGACGTCACCGGTTCAGGTTCGTGTTATGATGGATGAAAAGCCGCCGCTGCGGGTAATCTCGCCGGGCCGCGTTTACCGCGCTGACGAAATCGACGCGACGCATTCACCGGTATTTCATCAGATGGAAGGGCTTGTCATTGACAGAGGGATTACAATGGCTGACTTAAAAGGAACCCTGGATATGTTTGCCAAAAAGCTTTTTGGTGAAAATGTCCAGACGAAATTCCGTCCGCATCAATTCTATTTCACGGAGCCAAGCGCAGAAATGGATGTTACCTGCTTTAAATGCGGGGGCACCGGCTGTAAGGTGTGCGGCAACAGCGGATGGATTGAGCTTCTGGGCTGTGGCATGGTACACCCGAATGTGCTGCGCCACTGCGGCATTGATCCTGATGTTTACAGCGGCTTTGCTTTTGGTATGGGCCTTGAGCGGGTAGCCATGACCAAATACGGCATCAACGACTTACGTCTGCTTTTCGAAAACGACATGCGTTTTCTGACACAATTCAAATAG
- a CDS encoding RNA methyltransferase, with the protein MMTEELITSRQNAAVKSVIRLKQKKNRDREGLFILEGTKLFIEAEAWKVDITSVYVTPQWLEGLRETAKAALKRLEDAGIPVTMVDFGVFEAMSALKMPEGVLCTARKFDVSEKKFEDKCKKSGKNYPTYVILDDVQDPGNVGTIIRTADAAGFDGIVCSLKTADIYNEKVLRGAMGSVFHLPVLQSCDLEETVLSLKEQGVRMVGTSLQGNTNLEASLAAQTSVGIVLGNESKGMSRTLENLCDVLYKLPMYGHAESLNVSVAAGILMYDIARAIHK; encoded by the coding sequence ATGATGACAGAAGAATTGATCACCTCCCGTCAAAATGCTGCGGTTAAAAGTGTTATCAGGCTGAAACAGAAAAAAAACAGAGACCGAGAAGGGCTGTTTATTCTGGAGGGCACCAAGCTATTTATAGAAGCGGAAGCCTGGAAGGTGGATATCACTTCAGTTTATGTAACGCCGCAGTGGCTTGAAGGGTTAAGGGAGACGGCAAAAGCAGCGTTAAAACGCCTGGAAGACGCTGGTATTCCTGTAACCATGGTTGATTTCGGCGTTTTTGAAGCGATGTCCGCTTTAAAAATGCCGGAGGGTGTTTTATGTACAGCCCGAAAATTTGACGTCTCAGAAAAAAAATTTGAAGATAAATGCAAAAAAAGCGGGAAAAATTATCCAACTTATGTTATATTAGATGATGTGCAGGATCCAGGCAATGTTGGAACCATTATACGAACAGCGGATGCCGCTGGTTTTGACGGGATTGTCTGTTCACTAAAAACGGCAGATATTTACAATGAAAAAGTACTGCGGGGAGCCATGGGTTCAGTGTTTCATTTACCGGTTCTTCAAAGCTGTGATCTGGAAGAGACTGTGCTCTCTCTTAAAGAGCAGGGCGTCCGCATGGTTGGTACTTCGCTTCAGGGAAATACGAATCTGGAAGCTTCTCTGGCCGCACAGACGTCAGTTGGTATTGTGCTTGGCAATGAGTCAAAGGGAATGTCCAGGACTCTGGAAAATCTGTGTGATGTTTTATACAAGCTGCCCATGTACGGACACGCTGAATCCTTAAATGTTTCGGTGGCCGCCGGTATTTTAATGTATGATATTGCACGGGCGATTCACAAATAA
- a CDS encoding TrkA family potassium uptake protein, translated as MKEKQFAILGLGRFGEALAITLSELGSNVIVVDKNEEKVQNIANYVTYAVQADVSDINALKSIGLKNVDAVIISITSDINSSIMGVVNAQELGIQEIYGKANNAQHEKVLLKLGVKKVFSPERDMGERVGHSLYSGDFIDALELDTDHSIVEVDALHKWENQALESLDMRTKYGLNVIAIRSQDHLNVSPVATDIIRSGDKLVVIGDNADINDVTRLYQAGN; from the coding sequence TTGAAGGAAAAACAATTTGCTATTCTGGGGCTTGGCCGTTTTGGCGAAGCGCTTGCCATTACTTTAAGTGAGTTGGGATCAAATGTGATCGTTGTTGATAAAAATGAGGAGAAGGTACAGAATATTGCCAACTATGTCACCTACGCAGTTCAGGCCGACGTCTCAGATATTAATGCTCTGAAGTCCATCGGGTTAAAAAATGTCGATGCCGTTATTATTTCCATTACCTCGGATATTAACAGCAGCATTATGGGCGTTGTCAACGCGCAGGAGCTCGGGATTCAGGAGATTTACGGAAAGGCGAATAACGCACAGCATGAAAAGGTTCTGCTCAAGCTGGGGGTTAAAAAGGTCTTTTCTCCAGAGCGGGATATGGGCGAGCGTGTTGGACACAGTCTTTATTCCGGCGATTTTATCGACGCCCTGGAGCTGGATACAGATCATTCGATTGTTGAGGTTGACGCTTTGCATAAATGGGAAAATCAGGCGTTGGAGTCTTTAGATATGCGTACGAAATATGGACTCAACGTCATTGCCATCCGCTCTCAGGATCATTTGAACGTATCTCCGGTGGCGACAGACATTATCCGGTCCGGTGACAAGCTGGTCGTTATTGGTGACAACGCTGATATAAACGATGTAACCCGTCTCTATCAGGCTGGAAATTAA